One Oryza sativa Japonica Group chromosome 8, ASM3414082v1 DNA window includes the following coding sequences:
- the LOC4345363 gene encoding bZIP transcription factor 44: MTLSGGTLSSGITSGSSHGTRSSGSEGDIQLQVQMDLKRKRRKESNRESAKRSRLRKQQHLDDLTSQVNQLKMENQQLTTTLNMVTQSCAFAESQNSVLRTQMMELDSRLSALREIIFYMNNGNQSPSNPTIAATTYPSTTTMTAATTGHYDYYDVFTANAWGSGMQMMQQPIDQFLYQC; this comes from the exons ATGACCCTGTCAGGTGGGACCCTGTCAAGCGGGATAACCTCTGGCTCAAGCCATGGGACCCGGAGCTCAGGGTCAGAGGGTGATATCCAGCTGCAGGTCCAAATGGACCTGAAGCGGAAAAGAAGGAAGGAATCAAACCGAGAGTCGGCAAAGAGGTCTAGGTTACGGAAACAACAGCACCTCGATGACCTTACCTCACAG GTGAACcagttgaagatggagaaccagCAGCTCACCACAACATTGAACATGGTCACCCAAAGCTGTGCCTTCGCAGAGTCTCAGAACTCAGTGCTGCGCACTCAGATGATGGAGCTGGATAGCAGGCTATCAGCGCTCCGTGAGATAATCTTCTACATGAACAATGGAAACCAATCACCTTCTAATCCTACAATAGCAGCGACTACATACCCATCCACCACTACAATGACTGCAGCAACTACTGGCCATTACGATTATTATGATGTTTTCACTGCAAATGCATGGGGCTCAGGGATGCAAATGATGCAGCAGCCCATAGATCAGTTTCTGTACCAGTGCTAG